One stretch of Candidatus Thermokryptus mobilis DNA includes these proteins:
- the bshA gene encoding N-acetyl-alpha-D-glucosaminyl L-malate synthase BshA, translated as MKIGITCYPTYGGSGVVATELGKALAARGHEIHFICYAVPIKLNKFLDNIYFHEVELYQYPLFEFPIYTDALASRIIDVARFNKIDIIHVHYAIPHATSAILAKMILGDKIKVITTLHGTDITLVGLEPSFTPVVRFGIESSDGVTAVSRYLREVTISTYNISREIEVIPNFVDTELFKPIKDAPLRKKIAPNGEKVLIHVSNFRKVKRVQDVVRVFEIVRTKLPCKLVFVGDGPERGDVENLCRTLNLCDDVIFLGKQEALNEILCSADIFILPSQMESFGLSALEAMSCGLPVVATNVGGLPEVVLHGETGYLTEVGNINRMASYIVELLEDRNRYREFSEKARERAEKYFDKNLIVPKYEQFYEKILNQN; from the coding sequence ATGAAAATCGGGATAACTTGTTATCCGACTTATGGAGGTAGCGGTGTCGTAGCAACTGAACTTGGGAAGGCACTTGCAGCACGAGGTCACGAAATCCATTTCATTTGTTATGCCGTCCCGATAAAACTTAACAAATTCCTTGACAACATTTATTTTCACGAGGTTGAACTTTATCAATATCCACTTTTTGAATTTCCGATTTATACCGATGCGCTCGCAAGCAGAATTATTGATGTTGCGAGATTCAATAAAATAGACATAATCCATGTTCATTATGCTATCCCTCACGCAACAAGCGCTATCTTGGCAAAGATGATACTTGGGGATAAGATCAAGGTTATAACTACGCTTCACGGGACTGACATCACTCTTGTGGGGCTTGAACCGAGTTTTACACCTGTCGTAAGATTTGGGATTGAATCAAGCGATGGTGTTACAGCTGTGTCAAGGTATCTTCGGGAGGTGACAATCTCAACTTATAACATCTCCCGCGAAATAGAGGTCATACCGAACTTCGTTGATACTGAACTTTTTAAGCCAATTAAAGATGCGCCCTTGCGAAAGAAAATAGCTCCAAATGGAGAAAAGGTTTTAATACATGTCTCAAATTTTAGAAAGGTTAAAAGGGTTCAGGATGTCGTTAGAGTTTTTGAAATTGTAAGAACTAAATTACCTTGTAAGCTTGTCTTTGTAGGTGATGGTCCAGAAAGAGGCGATGTTGAGAACCTTTGCCGAACGCTAAATTTATGTGACGATGTCATTTTCCTTGGGAAGCAAGAGGCATTGAATGAAATTTTGTGCTCGGCTGATATTTTCATTCTCCCAAGTCAGATGGAAAGTTTTGGGCTTTCGGCGCTTGAAGCGATGAGCTGTGGACTGCCAGTGGTAGCTACAAATGTCGGTGGTTTGCCAGAGGTTGTCTTGCATGGTGAGACGGGTTATCTCACAGAGGTAGGAAACATCAATAGGATGGCTTCATATATTGTTGAACTCCTTGAAGATAGAAACAGATACCGTGAATTTTCCGAAAAAGCAAGAGAAAGAGCCGAAAAATACTTTGACAAAAACCTCATCGTCCCGAAATATGAACAGTTTTATGAAAAAATTTTAAACCAAAATTGA
- a CDS encoding cupin domain-containing protein, whose translation MKITRWDKPYKPDIEELKNILYQEGTYPFVWIDEPGTYYGNHSHAFNEIRWVVSGRMRYGVGEEEFVLGPGDRLDLPAGTVHWAKVEGNEPVVYLCASK comes from the coding sequence ATGAAAATCACACGCTGGGACAAACCGTATAAACCCGACATTGAAGAACTCAAAAATATCCTCTATCAAGAGGGGACATATCCATTTGTCTGGATTGATGAACCCGGGACTTATTACGGGAATCACTCTCACGCATTTAATGAAATCAGATGGGTTGTAAGTGGCAGGATGAGATATGGCGTTGGTGAAGAGGAATTCGTCCTCGGTCCGGGCGATCGGCTTGATCTTCCAGCTGGAACAGTTCATTGGGCTAAGGTTGAGGGGAATGAGCCGGTAGTTTATCTTTGCGCTTCAAAGTAA
- the csrA gene encoding carbon storage regulator CsrA — protein sequence MLVLSRKPGESVIIQNNIKITVLEISGNQIKLGFEAPEDILIYRQEVYEQIISENKSAVKVDRNLLKKFAIGFKR from the coding sequence ATGCTTGTGCTTTCAAGGAAACCCGGAGAGTCAGTGATAATTCAAAACAACATAAAAATAACCGTGCTTGAAATCTCGGGCAATCAAATCAAACTTGGATTTGAAGCACCAGAGGATATCTTGATATATCGTCAGGAAGTTTATGAGCAAATAATTAGTGAAAACAAATCAGCGGTTAAAGTTGATCGCAACTTGCTGAAAAAATTTGCAATCGGATTCAAAAGATAA
- a CDS encoding OmpA/MotB family protein: protein MSRKKKGHHEEHENLERWLITYADLITLLLGLFVVLYSMSQIDLNKYQQWISAFSQLFGGGGVLSGGKGLLVTPAPQRSGSEAQASTYQTSSTQQKLEVQINAILSTNIQSRKIIVTTSPEGLTIHLLERLLFESGSAELKPEAKAVLDTIAEILKLLPNKIKIEGHTDDRPIRSARFPSNWHLSVARALNTAYYLMSKGVNPEKISIAGYSEYRPIAPNNSEENRAKNRRVDIVIVSTQSGILSKISN from the coding sequence ATGTCAAGGAAGAAGAAAGGACATCACGAGGAACATGAAAACCTTGAACGATGGCTCATAACTTATGCTGACTTGATCACGCTTTTGCTTGGTCTTTTCGTTGTGCTTTATTCAATGTCACAAATAGATCTGAACAAGTATCAGCAATGGATTTCCGCATTTAGCCAGTTGTTCGGTGGTGGCGGGGTTCTCTCCGGTGGTAAGGGTCTTCTCGTCACACCCGCTCCACAGCGGTCGGGCTCAGAGGCACAAGCAAGCACCTATCAAACAAGTTCAACCCAGCAAAAGCTTGAAGTTCAAATCAATGCAATTTTAAGCACAAACATTCAATCAAGGAAAATCATAGTTACAACATCCCCAGAGGGATTGACAATACATTTGCTTGAGCGATTGCTCTTTGAGTCAGGCAGTGCAGAACTCAAACCGGAGGCAAAGGCGGTCCTTGATACAATAGCTGAAATACTAAAACTTTTGCCAAATAAAATAAAAATTGAAGGGCACACGGACGATAGACCTATAAGAAGTGCAAGGTTTCCGTCAAACTGGCATCTTTCCGTAGCAAGAGCATTAAACACAGCATATTATCTTATGAGCAAAGGTGTAAACCCCGAGAAAATTTCAATCGCTGGATACTCAGAATATAGACCTATAGCTCCAAACAATTCGGAGGAAAACAGAGCAAAAAATAGAAGGGTTGACATCGTCATAGTTTCAACACAAAGTGGGATTTTAAGCAAAATCTCAAATTAA
- a CDS encoding nitrilase-related carbon-nitrogen hydrolase: MKHLVAVAQIDCVLGDLRRNIEKHIHYIELAIKEGAKLILFPELSLTGYTLRDINIDIAVNPFKSNVFDDLKKLSREIIIIAGGVEEGESFGIYNSAFVFEDGQIKYVHRKIYPPTYGMFEELRYFSRGDRVRAFDTKIGRIGVLICEDLWHISLPYILAVDGAMVIAGLAASPTRISGASEELTNYKINSEHHKTYARLLSVYLLFSNRVGYEDGVNFWGGSEVVNSDGEVIAVAKLFDEDLIFAEIDYNTIKRSRQFSRHFIDEDPYLFERELKRILGSK; the protein is encoded by the coding sequence ATGAAACATCTCGTTGCAGTTGCACAAATTGATTGTGTCCTTGGGGATTTGAGGCGAAACATTGAGAAACATATCCATTACATTGAACTTGCTATTAAAGAGGGTGCTAAGCTTATACTTTTCCCTGAGTTAAGTTTAACCGGCTATACCCTCAGGGACATAAACATTGATATTGCTGTAAATCCTTTCAAGTCAAATGTTTTTGATGATCTCAAAAAATTGAGCCGGGAGATAATTATAATTGCAGGTGGGGTTGAAGAGGGGGAAAGTTTTGGGATTTATAATTCGGCTTTTGTGTTTGAGGACGGTCAGATAAAATATGTTCATAGAAAGATTTATCCGCCGACATACGGGATGTTTGAGGAGTTGAGATATTTTTCAAGGGGAGATAGGGTTAGAGCGTTTGATACGAAAATTGGGCGTATTGGTGTTTTGATCTGTGAGGATCTATGGCATATTTCCTTGCCTTACATTCTTGCTGTTGACGGAGCGATGGTGATAGCTGGTCTTGCAGCAAGCCCAACAAGAATTTCTGGTGCCTCGGAGGAGCTGACGAATTATAAGATAAACTCCGAACATCATAAAACATACGCACGACTTTTGAGTGTTTATCTTCTTTTCAGCAATCGCGTTGGATACGAAGACGGGGTCAATTTCTGGGGCGGATCGGAGGTTGTGAACTCGGACGGGGAAGTCATCGCTGTTGCAAAACTTTTTGACGAGGATTTGATCTTTGCCGAAATTGACTATAACACGATAAAAAGGTCAAGGCAGTTTTCAAGACACTTTATTGATGAAGACCCCTATCTTTTTGAAAGGGAACTTAAGAGAATTTTAGGATCAAAATGA
- the fliW gene encoding flagellar assembly protein FliW, translating into MKIKNSQFGEIEFDDEMILSFPNGIIGFEELKKFIIVEDEECKPFRWLFSIDEPEIGFAVLEPTFVIENYYQRIGFDPQIFALFTIVTLNRDILKISVNLKAPIVIDKLKKLGKQIILDDPELEVTHQLFT; encoded by the coding sequence ATGAAGATAAAAAATTCACAGTTTGGTGAAATTGAATTTGACGATGAAATGATACTCTCATTCCCAAACGGGATTATTGGGTTTGAGGAGTTAAAAAAATTTATCATAGTTGAAGATGAAGAATGCAAACCATTCCGCTGGTTGTTCTCCATTGATGAGCCAGAAATCGGCTTTGCGGTACTTGAGCCAACGTTCGTGATTGAAAATTATTATCAAAGAATCGGATTTGATCCACAAATTTTTGCCCTCTTCACAATAGTGACACTGAACAGGGATATTTTAAAGATCAGTGTGAATTTGAAAGCTCCTATTGTGATTGACAAGTTAAAAAAACTTGGAAAACAGATAATACTTGATGACCCCGAACTTGAGGTAACGCACCAACTATTCACATAG
- a CDS encoding TIGR03960 family B12-binding radical SAM protein, producing the protein MPLEDRFANMWKEFEEKVLPFVSKPGRYIGNEFNILVKEDAEVKIALCFPDVYEIGMSYIGFKILYNIVNKIEWACAERVYAPWTDAEELMRREGIPLFSLETKRPLRDFDIVGFTLQYELHYSNILNMLELGQIPIFSSDRGESDPIVIAGGPVACNPEPMSAFIDAFLLGDGENLLPQFLELYREMRKNGASRDEILLTAGKKLQGVYVPKFYEPIYEEGKYKGIRKLFDELPLPVKRNVIPELKPEHYPDRPIVPLIEVVHDRFQLEIMRGCTQGCRFCNAGMIYRPVRERAVDDLINETRRVIENTGYEEMSFVSLSTSDYSLLPELMGRNYEIVKEKKVSPSFPSLRPQTYTVGIAKFTREGGASGLTFAPEAGTERLRRVINKQSSEDDFYRAVEIAIDYGWRLVKLYFMMGLPTETYEDLDGILRIANNVIEIARRKKVYNMEVHVSVSPFSPKAHTPFQWERQNSIEELIDKTRYLKSKNRCRNIKLDIRDPRVTTLETILGRGDRRISRVIYSAWKNGAKFDAWTDKMNFDIWVKAMEENGLKIEDYTREFEKDEVFPWDHIFMGVLKKFLWRDRQKAYQEAMIPDCRPEDICHACGACDFKTIKMLIRSQVDKNSSSDLKGESIALGEDVIWIDKTEINTANPSTTFSYRMKYAKEGYLRYISHLDLIRLFNRIFRKSGIKVAYTKGFHPHPKFSFSPPLPLGYESKCEYLDFELEEEIEPLEIKMRLIQNLPDGMSILDVRRIEKSKKSLDSQINVFEYKVYFNGGNLSDLISKFLSKREILVERSKNGDVKLINIREFVRDIFIEDDGFVVRLERGSMGEVPKVDLVIGKILGLDEIQVKKIKVVRTGQFILVDGFLIDPIEYNVINKSRVSYEEGDLHQHQEEGNTYSST; encoded by the coding sequence ATGCCCCTTGAGGATAGATTTGCTAATATGTGGAAGGAGTTTGAGGAAAAAGTTTTGCCATTTGTTAGTAAACCAGGTAGATATATCGGTAATGAGTTCAATATCCTCGTTAAGGAAGACGCTGAAGTTAAGATTGCTCTTTGTTTTCCGGATGTTTATGAGATAGGGATGTCTTACATTGGTTTTAAAATTCTTTATAACATCGTCAATAAAATTGAATGGGCATGTGCTGAAAGGGTTTATGCTCCTTGGACCGATGCTGAGGAACTTATGAGAAGAGAGGGGATACCTCTTTTTTCACTTGAGACGAAAAGACCATTAAGGGATTTTGATATCGTTGGCTTTACATTGCAGTATGAGCTTCACTATAGCAACATTTTAAATATGCTTGAACTTGGTCAGATACCTATTTTTTCAAGCGATAGGGGTGAAAGTGATCCGATCGTTATAGCTGGTGGTCCTGTTGCTTGTAATCCAGAGCCGATGTCGGCTTTTATAGATGCTTTCCTTCTTGGGGACGGGGAGAATTTGTTACCCCAGTTTCTTGAACTTTACCGTGAGATGAGGAAAAATGGAGCGAGCAGAGATGAGATTCTACTGACAGCGGGGAAGAAATTGCAAGGTGTATATGTCCCGAAATTTTACGAGCCAATTTATGAAGAAGGGAAATATAAAGGGATTAGGAAGTTATTTGATGAGCTTCCGTTGCCTGTGAAGAGAAATGTCATACCTGAGTTAAAGCCCGAGCATTATCCCGACAGACCCATTGTCCCGTTAATTGAAGTTGTACACGATAGATTTCAACTTGAGATCATGCGCGGATGCACCCAGGGCTGTAGATTTTGTAACGCCGGGATGATTTATAGACCTGTTCGTGAGAGAGCGGTTGATGATTTGATAAATGAGACGAGACGGGTTATTGAAAATACCGGTTACGAGGAGATGTCGTTTGTTTCGCTTTCCACTTCGGATTATTCTCTTCTCCCCGAGCTTATGGGCAGGAATTATGAAATTGTTAAGGAGAAAAAAGTTTCACCGAGTTTCCCTTCGCTTAGACCACAGACATATACCGTTGGAATTGCGAAGTTTACACGAGAGGGTGGAGCAAGCGGTTTAACTTTCGCACCCGAGGCTGGAACTGAGAGATTGCGCAGGGTGATAAATAAACAAAGCTCTGAAGATGATTTTTATCGTGCTGTTGAAATAGCCATTGATTATGGATGGCGACTTGTTAAACTTTATTTTATGATGGGTTTACCAACTGAGACATATGAAGACCTTGATGGGATTTTGCGTATAGCGAACAATGTTATTGAAATCGCACGCAGGAAAAAGGTTTATAATATGGAAGTTCATGTTTCTGTTTCACCATTTTCTCCGAAGGCGCACACACCATTTCAATGGGAGAGGCAGAATTCAATTGAAGAGCTCATTGATAAAACGCGCTATCTCAAATCAAAGAATAGATGCAGGAACATAAAACTTGATATCCGGGACCCCAGGGTTACGACGCTTGAGACAATCCTTGGGCGTGGCGATAGAAGAATTTCAAGGGTGATATACTCGGCTTGGAAAAATGGGGCGAAGTTTGACGCTTGGACTGATAAGATGAATTTTGATATTTGGGTGAAAGCAATGGAAGAAAATGGGTTAAAAATTGAAGATTACACCCGTGAGTTTGAAAAGGATGAGGTCTTCCCGTGGGATCACATATTTATGGGAGTTTTGAAGAAATTTCTCTGGCGCGATAGACAAAAGGCGTATCAAGAAGCAATGATACCTGACTGTAGACCCGAGGACATATGCCACGCTTGCGGAGCCTGTGATTTCAAAACCATAAAAATGTTGATAAGAAGTCAAGTTGATAAAAATTCAAGCTCAGATTTGAAAGGCGAATCCATCGCGCTCGGTGAGGATGTGATTTGGATTGACAAAACAGAGATTAATACAGCGAATCCATCAACGACTTTTTCATACAGGATGAAATATGCGAAAGAGGGTTATTTAAGATACATTTCACATCTTGATTTGATTCGGCTTTTCAATCGCATTTTCAGAAAGTCAGGGATAAAGGTTGCTTATACAAAAGGGTTTCATCCGCATCCTAAGTTTTCTTTTTCGCCTCCTCTTCCGCTTGGATATGAGAGCAAGTGTGAATACCTTGATTTTGAACTTGAGGAGGAGATTGAACCACTTGAAATCAAAATGCGCCTGATTCAAAATCTACCAGATGGTATGAGCATACTTGATGTGCGAAGGATTGAAAAAAGCAAGAAATCGCTTGACAGCCAGATAAATGTCTTTGAATATAAGGTTTATTTCAATGGGGGAAATCTTTCTGATTTGATTTCTAAGTTTCTTTCAAAGCGGGAAATTCTCGTTGAGCGTTCTAAAAATGGCGATGTCAAATTGATAAACATTCGCGAGTTCGTTCGGGATATTTTCATTGAGGATGATGGTTTTGTCGTCAGGTTGGAGCGTGGTAGTATGGGGGAAGTTCCGAAAGTTGATTTAGTGATTGGTAAGATTTTGGGTTTAGATGAAATTCAAGTTAAGAAAATTAAAGTTGTAAGAACTGGTCAATTTATTTTGGTTGATGGTTTCTTAATTGATCCAATTGAATATAATGTGATAAACAAATCAAGGGTTTCTTATGAGGAAGGAGATTTACATCAGCACCAAGAAGAAGGAAACACGTATAGCAGTACTTGA
- the surE gene encoding 5'/3'-nucleotidase SurE, whose amino-acid sequence MRKHILVSNDDGINAEGIYALVVELKKIADVTVVAPEKQMSAVGHAITVQYPLRVNPFYKNGEFFGYAVDGTPADAVKLAVKALLRDKKIDLLISGINHGMNTSINIIYSGTVSAATEGTILGIPSFAISLATYEPNPDFSFAAKFAAKLAQFIFRNGIPSGTLLNVNVPPVPESEIKGVLITRQGKAFWDDWFDLRKDPNGREYYWLTGKFVNYEHEDINSDHTAVQNNYISITPIHFDLTDYEAIGKLKKSGLEEIFKFD is encoded by the coding sequence ATGAGAAAGCATATTCTTGTTTCAAATGATGATGGCATAAATGCCGAGGGGATTTATGCGCTTGTGGTGGAATTGAAAAAAATAGCTGATGTGACCGTTGTTGCACCTGAAAAGCAGATGAGTGCTGTTGGTCATGCTATAACAGTTCAGTATCCTTTGCGTGTGAATCCGTTTTATAAAAACGGTGAATTTTTCGGTTATGCCGTTGATGGAACTCCAGCTGATGCTGTCAAACTTGCTGTAAAGGCACTTCTGAGGGATAAAAAAATTGACCTCTTAATTTCGGGAATAAATCACGGGATGAACACTTCAATTAATATAATTTACTCTGGCACTGTCTCTGCTGCAACGGAGGGGACTATTTTAGGAATACCATCGTTTGCAATCTCGCTTGCAACTTATGAACCGAATCCCGATTTCTCATTTGCGGCAAAGTTTGCAGCTAAGTTGGCGCAGTTTATATTTAGAAATGGAATTCCAAGTGGGACGCTTTTAAATGTCAATGTTCCCCCGGTTCCAGAGAGTGAAATAAAGGGGGTTTTGATTACAAGGCAGGGCAAGGCGTTTTGGGATGATTGGTTTGACCTGCGTAAAGACCCCAACGGCAGGGAATATTATTGGTTGACTGGAAAATTTGTGAATTATGAGCATGAAGATATAAATTCTGATCACACGGCAGTTCAAAACAATTATATTTCAATCACACCGATTCACTTTGACCTTACTGATTATGAAGCGATTGGCAAATTGAAAAAAAGTGGGCTTGAGGAGATTTTCAAATTTGATTAA
- the fsa gene encoding fructose-6-phosphate aldolase: MKIFLDTANIDEIKEAVSWGILDGVTTNPSLVAKEKRDFKELLQEICSIVDGDVSAEVISTDFEGMVKEARELVKISDNIIVKIPLIKDGLKAVKFLKSEGIRANVTLCFSPTQAILAAKAGAYYISPFVGRLDDISSDGMSLIRQIVQIYKNYNFETKVLVASVRHPMHVVEAGLIGADVVTMPFKVLEQLIKHPLTDIGLERFLQDWKKAQAELKLEKVS, encoded by the coding sequence ATGAAAATTTTTCTTGACACAGCAAACATTGACGAGATAAAGGAGGCTGTAAGCTGGGGCATACTTGATGGGGTTACGACAAATCCAAGTTTGGTTGCCAAAGAGAAAAGGGATTTTAAAGAACTGCTCCAGGAAATATGTTCAATTGTTGATGGTGATGTAAGTGCGGAGGTGATTTCAACGGATTTTGAAGGAATGGTTAAAGAAGCTAGGGAACTTGTTAAAATTTCGGATAACATCATCGTTAAGATACCGCTAATTAAAGATGGTTTAAAAGCGGTGAAGTTTCTCAAGTCCGAAGGGATAAGGGCTAATGTCACACTTTGTTTTTCGCCCACACAAGCAATCCTTGCAGCTAAGGCTGGTGCTTACTATATAAGTCCGTTTGTTGGACGGCTTGATGATATATCAAGTGATGGGATGAGTTTGATAAGGCAAATCGTTCAGATTTACAAAAATTATAACTTTGAGACCAAAGTACTTGTGGCAAGCGTAAGGCATCCAATGCATGTTGTTGAAGCCGGGTTAATAGGAGCTGATGTTGTAACTATGCCTTTTAAGGTCCTTGAGCAATTGATAAAGCATCCATTGACGGATATAGGACTTGAGAGATTTTTACAGGATTGGAAAAAAGCCCAAGCGGAACTCAAACTTGAAAAAGTAAGTTGA
- a CDS encoding 2-phosphosulfolactate phosphatase, whose protein sequence is MELDLYFTPLQIQDELSLKDKTVIVVDVLRASTTISTALKNGARVIIPTASVENAVKYASTLEPGSFLLCGERGGKIIDGFDLGNSPLEYTEEKVKGKTLIYASTNGSVAITKTKYARYSIIGSFVNVSTVVKFAKENSDDILILCSGKFNRFCLEDAVCAGMIAFMLTKGKPKKKLKLSDSVTAAIKLYKFYGRNLLKMLQESEHGRFLTELGFEDDLKVCAEVDSIPVLPIYSDGVIKAV, encoded by the coding sequence ATGGAGTTAGATTTATATTTCACGCCTTTGCAAATTCAGGATGAATTAAGCTTGAAAGATAAAACTGTCATTGTTGTTGATGTTTTGAGAGCGTCAACAACCATATCAACCGCTCTTAAAAATGGTGCGAGGGTTATAATTCCAACTGCATCTGTTGAAAACGCAGTTAAGTATGCGTCAACGCTTGAACCTGGGTCTTTCCTTCTGTGTGGTGAAAGAGGTGGAAAGATAATTGATGGATTTGATCTCGGTAATTCTCCACTTGAATATACCGAGGAGAAAGTTAAGGGAAAAACATTGATCTATGCAAGCACGAACGGTTCCGTGGCTATAACTAAGACGAAGTATGCGAGGTATTCAATCATAGGGAGCTTTGTGAATGTTTCAACGGTAGTGAAGTTTGCCAAGGAAAATAGCGATGATATTTTGATCTTATGTTCGGGAAAATTCAATCGTTTCTGCCTTGAAGATGCTGTTTGCGCTGGGATGATTGCTTTTATGTTGACGAAAGGAAAACCGAAGAAAAAGTTGAAATTAAGTGATTCAGTAACAGCAGCTATTAAACTTTACAAGTTCTATGGTAGAAATCTTTTGAAGATGCTTCAAGAAAGTGAGCATGGCAGATTTCTCACAGAACTTGGTTTTGAAGATGATTTAAAGGTTTGCGCAGAGGTTGATTCAATCCCAGTTTTGCCGATTTATTCCGATGGAGTCATAAAAGCGGTTTAG
- a CDS encoding Rne/Rng family ribonuclease, with amino-acid sequence MRKEIYISTKKKETRIAVLEDGQLVELFFENPEQERMVGDIYLGKVARVLPGIKAAFINIGHKQDAFLHFADIDKASIDEFSDLLGDDTSIDEMSEVEAKSEPVEARLQPIETSATGQGVTEAYTPRKSHLLKKGQPILVQVIKEPLGRKGARVTTRITLPGRFLVLMPFMENKIGISRKISNQKERRRLRNIIRALLPDGYGVIVRTAAEGKDTKTIRGELEQLITTWEKIEKMLAVEKPPALLYKDLGVTSSVMRDLLTKDVERVVVDSKSLYREIVAYARWAAPDIVDKIELDETEDIFEKYGINREIENSLGRKVYLRGGSYILIEQTETMTVIDVNTGKYAPRKDQEQVSLRINLDAAREIVRQLRLRDIGGLIVVDFIDLEDEKSKKRLLDELLKEFKKDRAKVTVLPMSEFGLVQITRQRVRPSVFEKFSEPCPTCAGTGVIFLRDLIFRKIERWLTKFKAISSERNLIFKLHPTLAKFMKTSLAGRIKTIKLMLRYFIKLKVEPDPTLSVEEFRVVSAKTGKELTETSQVQPFQFNPNKQEQKNENFS; translated from the coding sequence ATGAGGAAGGAGATTTACATCAGCACCAAGAAGAAGGAAACACGTATAGCAGTACTTGAAGATGGGCAACTTGTTGAGTTGTTCTTTGAGAACCCGGAACAAGAGAGGATGGTTGGGGATATTTACCTTGGTAAAGTTGCAAGGGTTTTGCCCGGGATAAAGGCTGCTTTTATTAACATTGGGCATAAGCAGGATGCTTTTTTGCATTTCGCCGATATTGATAAGGCATCAATTGATGAGTTTTCGGATTTGCTTGGGGACGATACGAGTATAGATGAGATGTCAGAGGTTGAAGCGAAGAGCGAGCCTGTTGAAGCCAGATTACAACCGATAGAGACATCCGCGACTGGTCAGGGGGTAACCGAAGCTTACACACCCAGGAAATCGCATCTTTTAAAGAAGGGACAACCAATCCTCGTTCAAGTCATAAAAGAACCGCTTGGTAGAAAGGGCGCTCGCGTTACGACAAGGATAACTTTGCCTGGGAGATTTCTTGTTTTGATGCCATTTATGGAGAATAAAATCGGAATATCGCGTAAAATATCAAACCAAAAGGAAAGAAGGCGATTGAGGAATATCATAAGGGCTTTGCTTCCGGATGGATACGGTGTTATAGTTAGAACTGCTGCTGAAGGGAAGGATACAAAGACAATCCGTGGGGAACTTGAGCAACTTATAACGACTTGGGAGAAAATAGAAAAGATGCTTGCCGTTGAAAAGCCCCCAGCTTTACTTTATAAAGACCTTGGCGTGACTTCAAGTGTTATGCGAGACCTTTTGACGAAAGATGTTGAAAGGGTTGTCGTTGATTCAAAGTCGCTCTATCGTGAGATCGTTGCTTATGCAAGATGGGCTGCTCCAGACATAGTTGATAAGATTGAGCTTGATGAAACGGAGGATATTTTTGAAAAGTATGGTATAAACAGGGAGATTGAAAATTCGCTTGGAAGGAAAGTTTATTTGCGCGGTGGCTCATATATATTGATAGAGCAAACGGAAACGATGACGGTGATAGATGTTAACACTGGGAAATACGCCCCTCGGAAGGACCAGGAACAGGTCTCACTTAGGATAAATCTTGACGCTGCAAGGGAAATAGTTAGACAACTTAGGTTAAGGGATATTGGCGGTTTGATAGTTGTTGACTTCATTGACCTTGAAGATGAGAAAAGTAAAAAGCGCCTTTTGGATGAGCTTTTAAAGGAGTTCAAGAAGGATAGAGCTAAGGTTACCGTTTTGCCGATGTCTGAATTTGGTCTCGTTCAGATTACAAGGCAGAGGGTCAGGCCGAGCGTTTTTGAAAAATTTAGCGAACCGTGCCCAACTTGCGCTGGAACAGGTGTTATCTTCTTGAGGGATTTAATTTTTAGGAAAATTGAAAGATGGCTGACAAAGTTCAAAGCGATATCTTCAGAGAGAAATTTGATTTTTAAACTTCACCCAACGCTTGCCAAATTTATGAAAACGAGTTTAGCAGGAAGGATTAAAACTATAAAACTTATGTTGAGATACTTCATCAAGCTTAAGGTTGAACCAGACCCAACCCTTTCAGTTGAGGAGTTCAGGGTCGTTTCAGCTAAAACTGGGAAAGAATTAACTGAAACTTCACAAGTTCAACCGTTTCAATTTAATCCAAACAAACAGGAGCAAAAAAATGAAAATTTTTCTTGA